From a single Brassica rapa cultivar Chiifu-401-42 chromosome A01, CAAS_Brap_v3.01, whole genome shotgun sequence genomic region:
- the LOC103829861 gene encoding putative dynamin-related protein 4A isoform X2, with protein sequence MGGSKMPEVYDINVEAALTIVPTEAPIVSSYNDRIRPLLDTVDRLRNLNVMKEGIQLPTIVVVGDQSSGKSSVLESLAGISLPRGQGICTRVPLVMRLQRSPSPEPEIWLEFGDERVDTDEEHIAESICTATEAIAGSGKGVSDTPLTLHVKKNGVPDLTMVDLPGITRVPVNGQPENIYEQISGMIMKYIEPQESIILNVLSATVDFTTCESIRMSRQVDKTGERTLAVVTKADMAPEGLLQKVTADDVNIGLGYVCVRNRVGEETYKEARMQEELLFKTHPLLCMIDHDIVGIPVLAQKLIQIQATMIGRCLPVIVQKINEKMETSDSDDVHEYHWLCQRVSPENSYPRRLL encoded by the exons ATGGGAGGAAGTAAAATGCCAGAAGTTTATGACATCAATGTGGAAGCCGCTCTTACTATTGTCCCAACTGAAGCACCCATTGTGTCTTCTTACAATGATCGGATCAGGCCGTTGCTTGACACAGTGGATCGGCTGAGGAACCTGAATGTGATGAAAGAAGGGATCCAGCTTCCGACCATTGTCGTAGTTGGAGACCAGTCCTCTGGAAAGTCCAGTGTTCTTGAATCATTGGCAGGAATCAGTTTGCCTCGTGGGCAAGGAATCTGCACTAGGGTTCCTCTTGTTATGAGACTACAGAGAAGCCCTAGCCCTGAACCTGAGATCTGGCTTGAGTTCGGCGACGAAAGAGTTGACACTGACGAGGAGCATATCGCAGAATCTATTTGCACCGCAACTGAGGCAATTGCTG GATCTGGTAAAGGTGTCTCAGACACTCCCCTGACCCtccatgtaaaaaaaaatggtgTTCCTGATCTGACGATGGTGGATCTCCCCGGAATAACCCGGGTTCCTGTGAACGGGCAGCCTGAAAACATTTATGAACAGATCTCCGGGATGATCATGAAGTACATCGAGCCACAAGAATCCATCATTCTCAACGTTCTCTCAGCTACGGTAGACTTCACCACTTGTGAGTCCATCCGTATGTCTAGGCAAGTTGACAAAACAGGGGAAAGGACTCTAGCTGTCGTCACAAAGGCCGACATGGCTCCTGAAGGTCTCCTGCAGAAGGTAACGGCAGACGATGTGAACATTGGACTAGGTTACGTCTGCGTCAGGAACCGTGTAGGGGAAGAAACCTACAAAGAAGCTAGGATGCAAGAAGAGTTACTTTTCAAGACTCATCCGCTGCTTTGCATGATCGACCACGACATTGTTGGCATCCCTGTTTTAGCTCAAAAGTTAATTCAAATCCAGGCGACGATGATTGGCCGTTGTTTGCCGGTCATTGTACAAAAGATTAACGAGAAGATGGAAACAAGCGA CTCTGATGACGTTCATGAATATCATTGGTTATGTCAAAGAGTGTCTCCTGAGAATTCTTATCCAAGGAGACTTCTCTGA
- the LOC103829868 gene encoding uncharacterized protein At2g29880-like isoform X2, translating into MFKKTVETKILSVLNEKFNSRKTYKNFINRMKILKNQYRDFVNLLHFDSKVQWNPITKKFTAPDEVWTAYLRDFPNQRHVRNETYEEYENMKLVFGGMRRFARLHSQPSKVRKNEIMKQEVDLTNDDDEVHEIRETETDLFGDSSDYASIKDKNLLAKICTEIRSVESATKQMIHIMQGRSMVEENKKINVWEAIKEIPNLSNHVQYKALSMIQKLEMRDIFVSMSVEDRLGWIQWNTQPKT; encoded by the exons ATGTTCAAGAAAACCGTTGAGACAAAGATACTTTCAGTTCTTAACGAAAAATTTAATAGCAGGAAGACTTATAAGAATTTTATTAACCGAATGAAGATATTGAAGAACCAATACCGAGATTTTGTCAATCTTCTGCATTTTGATTCTAAGGTTCAATGGAATCCAATCACAAAGAAGTTCACGGCTCCGGATGAAGTGTGGACTGCTTACCTTAGA gattttcctaatcaaagaCATGTACGTAACGAGACATATGAAGAATATGAAAATATGAAGCTAGTATTTGGGGGAATGAGAAGATTTGCGAGATTACATTCTCAACCATCGAAAGTGAGAAAGAACGAGATAATGAAACAAGAAGTGGATCTTACTAATGATGATGACGAGGTTCATGAAATCCGTGAAACCGAAACTGATTTATTTGGTGATTCATCAGACTATGCATCCATCAAAGACAAGAATCTTTTGGCAAAGATTTGCACAGAGATAAGATCAGTTGAGTCGGCCACTAAACAGATGATTCACATAATGCAAGGAAGATCAATGGTTGAGGAAAACAAGAAGATCAATGTTTGGGAGGCTATAAAAGAGATTCCTAATTTGTCCAACCATGTCCAATACAAAGCTCTTTCCATGATTCAAAAGCTTGAAATGAGAGACATATTTGTTAGTATGTCTGTTGAAGATCGTCTTGGTTGGATTCAGTGGAATACCCAACCAAAAACTTAA
- the LOC103829875 gene encoding uncharacterized protein At2g29880-like isoform X2 produces MMVNQRQGKGEYIQWRPEESKLLIELVASCFKEGWADPNGKMFKKTVETKILSVLNDKFNSRKTYKNFNNRMKILKNQYRDFVNLLHFDSKVQWNPITKKFTAPDEVWNAYLRDFPNQRHMRNEKYEENENMKLVFGGMRRLARSHSQPCEVRKNEILKQEVDLTNDDDDDDEVHEIRETETDVFGDSSNYASVKDNDLLAKICTELRSVESATKQMMIHIMQGRSMVEENKKINVWEAIKEIPNLSNHVQYKALSMIQKLEMRDIFVSMSVEDRLGWIQWNTQPKT; encoded by the exons ATGATGGTAAATCAAAGACAAGGAAAAGGTGAATACATTCAATGGAGACCAGAAGAGAGCAAATTGCTGATTGAGCTAGTAGCAAGTTGCTTCAAGGAGGGATGGGCTGATCCCAATGGAAAAATGTTCAAGAAAACCGTTGAGACAAAGATACTTTCAGTTCTTAACGACAAATTTAATAGCCGGAAGACTTATAAGAATTTTAACAACCGAATGAAGATCTTGAAGAACCAATACCGAGATTTTGTCAATCTTCTGCATTTTGATTCTAAGGTTCAATGGAATCCAATCACAAAGAAGTTCACGGCTCCTGATGAAGTGTGGAATGCTTACCTTAGA gattttcctaatcaaaggCATATGCGTAACGAGAAATATGAAGAAAATGAGAATATGAAACTAGTATTTGGGGGAATGAGGAGACTTGCGAGATCACATTCTCAACCATGCGAAGTGAGAAAGAACGAGATACTGAAACAAGAAGTGGATCTtactaatgatgatgatgacgatgacgAGGTTCATGAAATTCGTGAAACCGAAACTGATGTATTTGGTGATTCATCAAACTATGCATCAGTTAAGGACAATGATCTTTTGGCAAAGATTTGCACAGAACTAAGATCAGTTGAGTCAGCCACTAAACAGATGATGATTCACATAATGCAAGGAAGATCAATGGTTGAGGAAAACAAGAAGATCAATGTTTGGGAGGCTATCAAAGAGATTCCTAATTTGTCCAACCATGTCCAATACAAAGCTCTTTCCATGATTCAAAAGCTTGAAATGAGAGACATATTTGTTAGTATGTCTGTTGAAGATCGTCTTGGTTGGATTCAGTGGAATACCCAACCAAAAACTTAA
- the LOC103829861 gene encoding dynamin-related protein 4C isoform X1: MGGSKMPEVYDINVEAALTIVPTEAPIVSSYNDRIRPLLDTVDRLRNLNVMKEGIQLPTIVVVGDQSSGKSSVLESLAGISLPRGQGICTRVPLVMRLQRSPSPEPEIWLEFGDERVDTDEEHIAESICTATEAIAGSGKGVSDTPLTLHVKKNGVPDLTMVDLPGITRVPVNGQPENIYEQISGMIMKYIEPQESIILNVLSATVDFTTCESIRMSRQVDKTGERTLAVVTKADMAPEGLLQKVTADDVNIGLGYVCVRNRVGEETYKEARMQEELLFKTHPLLCMIDHDIVGIPVLAQKLIQIQATMIGRCLPVIVQKINEKMETSEFELKKLPMVMTSSGEALMTFMNIIGYVKECLLRILIQGDFSEYPDDQSMHSTARLADMLSKFSDNLQAKPEAANEFLIDEIKVLEECKCIGLPNFIPRTAFLAILSQRVDGMHAKPVEFIREIWDYVEVVLSSVITKYSDNFPQIQPSIKRAGRTLITKIKEQSVSRVVEIVEMEKQTDYTCNPEYMTAYTQKIANQASFVSHVQSNYSNYGDVGISHLRGYNSQLLSQAFDMNVRITAYWTIVVRRVVDNIALYLQFTVKNLVNSQFQKEIVAEMVDPRGGGEVEKMLDESPSVACKREKLKNSIKLLKESKDAVAAIVYRNSG, encoded by the exons ATGGGAGGAAGTAAAATGCCAGAAGTTTATGACATCAATGTGGAAGCCGCTCTTACTATTGTCCCAACTGAAGCACCCATTGTGTCTTCTTACAATGATCGGATCAGGCCGTTGCTTGACACAGTGGATCGGCTGAGGAACCTGAATGTGATGAAAGAAGGGATCCAGCTTCCGACCATTGTCGTAGTTGGAGACCAGTCCTCTGGAAAGTCCAGTGTTCTTGAATCATTGGCAGGAATCAGTTTGCCTCGTGGGCAAGGAATCTGCACTAGGGTTCCTCTTGTTATGAGACTACAGAGAAGCCCTAGCCCTGAACCTGAGATCTGGCTTGAGTTCGGCGACGAAAGAGTTGACACTGACGAGGAGCATATCGCAGAATCTATTTGCACCGCAACTGAGGCAATTGCTG GATCTGGTAAAGGTGTCTCAGACACTCCCCTGACCCtccatgtaaaaaaaaatggtgTTCCTGATCTGACGATGGTGGATCTCCCCGGAATAACCCGGGTTCCTGTGAACGGGCAGCCTGAAAACATTTATGAACAGATCTCCGGGATGATCATGAAGTACATCGAGCCACAAGAATCCATCATTCTCAACGTTCTCTCAGCTACGGTAGACTTCACCACTTGTGAGTCCATCCGTATGTCTAGGCAAGTTGACAAAACAGGGGAAAGGACTCTAGCTGTCGTCACAAAGGCCGACATGGCTCCTGAAGGTCTCCTGCAGAAGGTAACGGCAGACGATGTGAACATTGGACTAGGTTACGTCTGCGTCAGGAACCGTGTAGGGGAAGAAACCTACAAAGAAGCTAGGATGCAAGAAGAGTTACTTTTCAAGACTCATCCGCTGCTTTGCATGATCGACCACGACATTGTTGGCATCCCTGTTTTAGCTCAAAAGTTAATTCAAATCCAGGCGACGATGATTGGCCGTTGTTTGCCGGTCATTGTACAAAAGATTAACGAGAAGATGGAAACAAGCGAGTTTGAGTTGAAGAAGCTACCAATGGTGATGACATCTTCAGGGGAAGCTCTGATGACGTTCATGAATATCATTGGTTATGTCAAAGAGTGTCTCCTGAGAATTCTTATCCAAGGAGACTTCTCTGAATATCCAGATGATCAAAGCATGCACTCTACTGCTCGCTTGGCTGATATGTTGAGCAAATTCTCAGACAACCTCCAAGCAAAGCCGGAGGCGGCGAACGAGTTCTTGATTGATGAAATCAAAGTCCTAGAAGAATGCAAATGCATCGGACTGCCTAATTTCATCCCTAGAACAGCCTTTTTAGCTATTCTTTCACAGCGTGTTGATGGCATGCACGCTAAGCCGGTGGAGTTCATCAGAGAGATATGGGACTACGTTGAAGTTGTTCTCTCGTCAGTCATCACCAAATACTCTGACAACTTTCCCCAGATTCAACCTTCCATCAAACGAGCCGGTCGAACGCTAATAACCAAGATCAAGGAACAGTCTGTGAGCCGAGTGGTTGAGATCGTTGAGATGGAGAAACAGACGGACTACACATGTAACCCTGAGTACATGACAGCATACACACAGAAGATTGCTAATCAAGCAAGCTTCGTCAGTCATGTACAGAGCAATTATTCAAACTACGGTGATGTGGGGATTTCGCATCTGAGGGGGTATAACTCTCAGCTGCTTAGCCAAGCGTTCGACATGAATGTGAGGATTACAGCCTACTGGACCATCGTCGTGCGACGGGTTGTGGATAACATTGCACTCTACCTTCAGTTCACTGTGAAGAATCTTGTCAACAGTCAGTTTCAGAAGGAGATAGTGGCGGAAATGGTGGATCCTAGGGGCGGAGGAGAAGTTGAGAAGATGCTTGATGAGTCTCCGTCCGTGGCGTGCAAAAGggagaagctgaagaacagTATCAAGCTGCTCAAGGAGTCAAAGGACGCTGTTGCGGCCATTGTTTATCGGAACTCGGGGTAA
- the LOC103829875 gene encoding uncharacterized protein At2g29880-like isoform X1 → MFLFHFQVSVTVTIIMMVNQRQGKGEYIQWRPEESKLLIELVASCFKEGWADPNGKMFKKTVETKILSVLNDKFNSRKTYKNFNNRMKILKNQYRDFVNLLHFDSKVQWNPITKKFTAPDEVWNAYLRDFPNQRHMRNEKYEENENMKLVFGGMRRLARSHSQPCEVRKNEILKQEVDLTNDDDDDDEVHEIRETETDVFGDSSNYASVKDNDLLAKICTELRSVESATKQMMIHIMQGRSMVEENKKINVWEAIKEIPNLSNHVQYKALSMIQKLEMRDIFVSMSVEDRLGWIQWNTQPKT, encoded by the exons ATGTTCCTGTTTCACTTCCAG GTATCAGTGACTGTAACAATCATCATGATGGTAAATCAAAGACAAGGAAAAGGTGAATACATTCAATGGAGACCAGAAGAGAGCAAATTGCTGATTGAGCTAGTAGCAAGTTGCTTCAAGGAGGGATGGGCTGATCCCAATGGAAAAATGTTCAAGAAAACCGTTGAGACAAAGATACTTTCAGTTCTTAACGACAAATTTAATAGCCGGAAGACTTATAAGAATTTTAACAACCGAATGAAGATCTTGAAGAACCAATACCGAGATTTTGTCAATCTTCTGCATTTTGATTCTAAGGTTCAATGGAATCCAATCACAAAGAAGTTCACGGCTCCTGATGAAGTGTGGAATGCTTACCTTAGA gattttcctaatcaaaggCATATGCGTAACGAGAAATATGAAGAAAATGAGAATATGAAACTAGTATTTGGGGGAATGAGGAGACTTGCGAGATCACATTCTCAACCATGCGAAGTGAGAAAGAACGAGATACTGAAACAAGAAGTGGATCTtactaatgatgatgatgacgatgacgAGGTTCATGAAATTCGTGAAACCGAAACTGATGTATTTGGTGATTCATCAAACTATGCATCAGTTAAGGACAATGATCTTTTGGCAAAGATTTGCACAGAACTAAGATCAGTTGAGTCAGCCACTAAACAGATGATGATTCACATAATGCAAGGAAGATCAATGGTTGAGGAAAACAAGAAGATCAATGTTTGGGAGGCTATCAAAGAGATTCCTAATTTGTCCAACCATGTCCAATACAAAGCTCTTTCCATGATTCAAAAGCTTGAAATGAGAGACATATTTGTTAGTATGTCTGTTGAAGATCGTCTTGGTTGGATTCAGTGGAATACCCAACCAAAAACTTAA
- the LOC103829868 gene encoding uncharacterized protein At2g29880-like isoform X1, whose protein sequence is MMVDQRQGKGEYIQWRPEESKLLIELVASCFKEGWVDPNGKMFKKTVETKILSVLNEKFNSRKTYKNFINRMKILKNQYRDFVNLLHFDSKVQWNPITKKFTAPDEVWTAYLRDFPNQRHVRNETYEEYENMKLVFGGMRRFARLHSQPSKVRKNEIMKQEVDLTNDDDEVHEIRETETDLFGDSSDYASIKDKNLLAKICTEIRSVESATKQMIHIMQGRSMVEENKKINVWEAIKEIPNLSNHVQYKALSMIQKLEMRDIFVSMSVEDRLGWIQWNTQPKT, encoded by the exons ATGATGGTAGATCAAAGACAAGGAAAAGGTGAATACATTCAGTGGAGACCAGAAGAGAGCAAATTGTTGATTGAGCTAGTAGCAAGCTGCTTCAAGGAGGGATGGGTTGATCCCAATGGAAAAATGTTCAAGAAAACCGTTGAGACAAAGATACTTTCAGTTCTTAACGAAAAATTTAATAGCAGGAAGACTTATAAGAATTTTATTAACCGAATGAAGATATTGAAGAACCAATACCGAGATTTTGTCAATCTTCTGCATTTTGATTCTAAGGTTCAATGGAATCCAATCACAAAGAAGTTCACGGCTCCGGATGAAGTGTGGACTGCTTACCTTAGA gattttcctaatcaaagaCATGTACGTAACGAGACATATGAAGAATATGAAAATATGAAGCTAGTATTTGGGGGAATGAGAAGATTTGCGAGATTACATTCTCAACCATCGAAAGTGAGAAAGAACGAGATAATGAAACAAGAAGTGGATCTTACTAATGATGATGACGAGGTTCATGAAATCCGTGAAACCGAAACTGATTTATTTGGTGATTCATCAGACTATGCATCCATCAAAGACAAGAATCTTTTGGCAAAGATTTGCACAGAGATAAGATCAGTTGAGTCGGCCACTAAACAGATGATTCACATAATGCAAGGAAGATCAATGGTTGAGGAAAACAAGAAGATCAATGTTTGGGAGGCTATAAAAGAGATTCCTAATTTGTCCAACCATGTCCAATACAAAGCTCTTTCCATGATTCAAAAGCTTGAAATGAGAGACATATTTGTTAGTATGTCTGTTGAAGATCGTCTTGGTTGGATTCAGTGGAATACCCAACCAAAAACTTAA